From Salvelinus alpinus chromosome 20, SLU_Salpinus.1, whole genome shotgun sequence:
TCCATCCAGTTAACAGGGAACCCAGATAGATGGGAGGTTTTGACCCCCACAACAACACGGAAGGAGGAACCTGGCGCGGTCCATATCCAGAGTCGGGGGATCGTGACATCAAACGGACAGTATGTTCTTCCTCTCCAGAACCTTCAGAGCCAACCTATCTTTGTGACATCAGGAAGCGACACATCCGCCAACACAGTGCCTAACATTCAGTACATTCAGGCAGCTGATGGACAGCAACTGAGCTTCTCCACCTCCAGTGAGGAGGGGGCCACTCTGAGCCAAGATGCCACAGGGCAGATCCAGATCTTGCCTGACGGAACTCAGACTATAAGTGTGACTGGGGCTGGAGACATCCTTACTAATAACCAGAACCTCATATCACAGACTGGTCATGTCCAGCAGATCCAGGGTGTTTCTATCGGCAGCTCCACCTTTAACAACCAGGGACAGGTTGTCACTAATGTGCCTATGGGGTTGCCAGGGAACATCACCTTTGTCCCCATTAGCAGTGTGGACTTGGACTCCCTGGGCCTCTCTGGTGCTCAGACTATAGCAACAGGGGTCACTTCTGATGGCCAGCTCATCATGACCAGTCAGCGTGTGGACAGCTCTGAGAGTTTGGAGAAGACAGGTGATCAGCTCTCGCAAACACTGTCTGTAAATGACTCGAATGCTAATGCAGACATGTATGTGCCAACGTCCTCCGCCCAGCTGCCTGAGGCCATGGATGAGACGGGTGTTCTAACCCAAGCCCCAGAGCAGACAGACCCCTCTGGTCTCCAGGAGGGCTACATTCAGCAGAACCAGGTCCAGAACATCCAGGTGTCCTCAGGCCAGTCCATCATCCAGCTGCAACAGGTGCCAGTCCAGACCAGTGATGGCCAGGTGGTGCAGGCAGCAGGGGGACAGACCATGCAGAACGTTCAGCTCATCAACCCAGGGACCTTCATCATCCAGGCCCAGACCGTCACGGCCTCAGGGCAGATCCAGTGGCAGACCTTTCAGGTGCAGGGGGTCCAGAACCTCCAGAACCTCCAGCTGTCCACCAACCCAGCCCAGCAGATCACACTTGCCCCATTGCAAACCCTGTCTCTGGGCCAGGGAGAAGCGCAACAGATCCCCAACCTGCAGACTGTGACTGTCAACTCTTTGGTCCAGGCAGGGATTCAGTACCAGCAGGCAGAGGACACCAACAGCCCTGGAGGTATGGTCTCCCCCTGCATCATGTACACATCCAGCAGACATGCACACCATAATAGTTCGTAACACTGGTGGTTGTACAGCACATTtgaaagt
This genomic window contains:
- the LOC139546860 gene encoding transcription factor Sp3-like isoform X10: MAALDVDSNQSEFLQQDCGTGDQLTGNPDRWEVLTPTTTRKEEPGAVHIQSRGIVTSNGQYVLPLQNLQSQPIFVTSGSDTSANTVPNIQYIQAADGQQLSFSTSSEEGATLSQDATGQIQILPDGTQTISVTGAGDILTNNQNLISQTGHVQQIQGVSIGSSTFNNQGQVVTNVPMGLPGNITFVPISSVDLDSLGLSGAQTIATGVTSDGQLIMTSQRVDSSESLEKTGDQLSQTLSVNDSNANADMYVPTSSAQLPEAMDETGVLTQAPEQTDPSGLQEGYIQQNQVQNIQVSSGQSIIQLQQVPVQTSDGQVVQAAGGQTMQNVQLINPGTFIIQAQTVTASGQIQWQTFQVQGVQNLQNLQLSTNPAQQITLAPLQTLSLGQGEAQQIPNLQTVTVNSLVQAGIQYQQAEDTNSPGDVQIKEEPDSEDWQLGSDSTLNTSDLSHLRVRLEDEEDQLGEGGKRLRRVACTCPNCKEAGGRGSNMGKKKQHICHIPGCGKVYGKTSHLRAHLRWHSGERPFVCSWMYCGKRFTRSDELQRHRRTHTGEKKFVCPECSKRFMRSDHLAKHIKTHQNKKGVMNSVSNAVVGSMESAGSSDSIITAGGTTLILTNIQQGSSNSQDILANAEIPLQLVTVAAGEVLEMAESQ
- the LOC139546860 gene encoding transcription factor Sp3-like isoform X8, producing MTAPEQPVKQEEMAALDVDSNQSEFLQQDCGTGDQLTGNPDRWEVLTPTTTRKEEPGAVHIQSRGIVTSNGQYVLPLQNLQSQPIFVTSGSDTSANTVPNIQYIQAADGQQLSFSTSSEEGATLSQDATGQIQILPDGTQTISVTGAGDILTNNQNLISQTGHVQQIQGVSIGSSTFNNQGQVVTNVPMGLPGNITFVPISSVDLDSLGLSGAQTIATGVTSDGQLIMTSQRVDSSESLEKTGDQLSQTLSVNDSNANADMYVPTSSAQLPEAMDETGVLTQAPEQTDPSGLQEGYIQQNQVQNIQVSSGQSIIQLQQVPVQTSDGQVVQAAGGQTMQNVQLINPGTFIIQAQTVTASGQIQWQTFQVQGVQNLQNLQLSTNPAQQITLAPLQTLSLGQGEAQQIPNLQTVTVNSLVQAGIQYQQAEDTNSPGDVQIKEEPDSEDWQLGSDSTLNTSDLSHLRVRLEDEEDQLGEGGKRLRRVACTCPNCKEAGGRGSNMGKKKQHICHIPGCGKVYGKTSHLRAHLRWHSGERPFVCSWMYCGKRFTRSDELQRHRRTHTGEKKFVCPECSKRFMRSDHLAKHIKTHQNKKGVMNSVSNAVVGSMESAGSSDSIITAGGTTLILTNIQQGSSNSQDILANAEIPLQLVTVAAGEVLEMAESQ
- the LOC139546860 gene encoding transcription factor Sp3-like isoform X3; translation: MTAPEQPVKQEEMAALDVDSNQSEFLQQDCGTGDQDTQSSSLALLAATCSKIESASSDGGNGAAAVVLTGNPDRWEVLTPTTTRKEEPGAVHIQSRGIVTSNGQYVLPLQNLQSQPIFVTSGSDTSANTVPNIQYIQAADGQQLSFSTSSEEGATLSQDATGQIQILPDGTQTISVTGAGDILTNNQNLISQTGHVQQIQGVSIGSSTFNNQGQVVTNVPMGLPGNITFVPISSVDLDSLGLSGAQTIATGVTSDGQLIMTSQRVDSSESLEKTGDQLSQTLSVNDSNANADMYVPTSSAQLPEAMDETGVLTQAPEQTDPSGLQEGYIQQNQVQNIQVSSGQSIIQLQQVPVQTSDGQVVQAAGGQTMQNVQLINPGTFIIQAQTVTASGQIQWQTFQVQGVQNLQNLQLSTNPAQQITLAPLQTLSLGQGEAQQIPNLQTVTVNSLVQAGIQYQQAEDTNSPGDVQIKEEPDSEDWQLGSDSTLNTSDLSHLRVRLEDEEDQLGEGGKRLRRVACTCPNCKEAGGRGSNMGKKKQHICHIPGCGKVYGKTSHLRAHLRWHSGERPFVCSWMYCGKRFTRSDELQRHRRTHTGEKKFVCPECSKRFMRSDHLAKHIKTHQNKKGVMNSVSNAVVGSMESAGSSDSIITAGGTTLILTNIQQGSSNSQDILANAEIPLQLVTVAAGEVLEMAESQ
- the LOC139546860 gene encoding transcription factor Sp3-like isoform X9 — encoded protein: MAALDVDSNQSEFLQQDCGTGDQTTDLTSIQLTGNPDRWEVLTPTTTRKEEPGAVHIQSRGIVTSNGQYVLPLQNLQSQPIFVTSGSDTSANTVPNIQYIQAADGQQLSFSTSSEEGATLSQDATGQIQILPDGTQTISVTGAGDILTNNQNLISQTGHVQQIQGVSIGSSTFNNQGQVVTNVPMGLPGNITFVPISSVDLDSLGLSGAQTIATGVTSDGQLIMTSQRVDSSESLEKTGDQLSQTLSVNDSNANADMYVPTSSAQLPEAMDETGVLTQAPEQTDPSGLQEGYIQQNQVQNIQVSSGQSIIQLQQVPVQTSDGQVVQAAGGQTMQNVQLINPGTFIIQAQTVTASGQIQWQTFQVQGVQNLQNLQLSTNPAQQITLAPLQTLSLGQGEAQQIPNLQTVTVNSLVQAGIQYQQAEDTNSPGDVQIKEEPDSEDWQLGSDSTLNTSDLSHLRVRLEDEEDQLGEGGKRLRRVACTCPNCKEAGGRGSNMGKKKQHICHIPGCGKVYGKTSHLRAHLRWHSGERPFVCSWMYCGKRFTRSDELQRHRRTHTGEKKFVCPECSKRFMRSDHLAKHIKTHQNKKGVMNSVSNAVVGSMESAGSSDSIITAGGTTLILTNIQQGSSNSQDILANAEIPLQLVTVAAGEVLEMAESQ
- the LOC139546860 gene encoding transcription factor Sp3-like isoform X6, giving the protein MAALDVDSNQSEFLQQDCGTGDQSSSLALLAATCSKIESASSDGGNGAAAVVTTDLTSIQLTGNPDRWEVLTPTTTRKEEPGAVHIQSRGIVTSNGQYVLPLQNLQSQPIFVTSGSDTSANTVPNIQYIQAADGQQLSFSTSSEEGATLSQDATGQIQILPDGTQTISVTGAGDILTNNQNLISQTGHVQQIQGVSIGSSTFNNQGQVVTNVPMGLPGNITFVPISSVDLDSLGLSGAQTIATGVTSDGQLIMTSQRVDSSESLEKTGDQLSQTLSVNDSNANADMYVPTSSAQLPEAMDETGVLTQAPEQTDPSGLQEGYIQQNQVQNIQVSSGQSIIQLQQVPVQTSDGQVVQAAGGQTMQNVQLINPGTFIIQAQTVTASGQIQWQTFQVQGVQNLQNLQLSTNPAQQITLAPLQTLSLGQGEAQQIPNLQTVTVNSLVQAGIQYQQAEDTNSPGDVQIKEEPDSEDWQLGSDSTLNTSDLSHLRVRLEDEEDQLGEGGKRLRRVACTCPNCKEAGGRGSNMGKKKQHICHIPGCGKVYGKTSHLRAHLRWHSGERPFVCSWMYCGKRFTRSDELQRHRRTHTGEKKFVCPECSKRFMRSDHLAKHIKTHQNKKGVMNSVSNAVVGSMESAGSSDSIITAGGTTLILTNIQQGSSNSQDILANAEIPLQLVTVAAGEVLEMAESQ
- the LOC139546860 gene encoding transcription factor Sp3-like isoform X7 → MTAPEQPVKQEEMAALDVDSNQSEFLQQDCGTGDQTTDLTSIQLTGNPDRWEVLTPTTTRKEEPGAVHIQSRGIVTSNGQYVLPLQNLQSQPIFVTSGSDTSANTVPNIQYIQAADGQQLSFSTSSEEGATLSQDATGQIQILPDGTQTISVTGAGDILTNNQNLISQTGHVQQIQGVSIGSSTFNNQGQVVTNVPMGLPGNITFVPISSVDLDSLGLSGAQTIATGVTSDGQLIMTSQRVDSSESLEKTGDQLSQTLSVNDSNANADMYVPTSSAQLPEAMDETGVLTQAPEQTDPSGLQEGYIQQNQVQNIQVSSGQSIIQLQQVPVQTSDGQVVQAAGGQTMQNVQLINPGTFIIQAQTVTASGQIQWQTFQVQGVQNLQNLQLSTNPAQQITLAPLQTLSLGQGEAQQIPNLQTVTVNSLVQAGIQYQQAEDTNSPGDVQIKEEPDSEDWQLGSDSTLNTSDLSHLRVRLEDEEDQLGEGGKRLRRVACTCPNCKEAGGRGSNMGKKKQHICHIPGCGKVYGKTSHLRAHLRWHSGERPFVCSWMYCGKRFTRSDELQRHRRTHTGEKKFVCPECSKRFMRSDHLAKHIKTHQNKKGVMNSVSNAVVGSMESAGSSDSIITAGGTTLILTNIQQGSSNSQDILANAEIPLQLVTVAAGEVLEMAESQ
- the LOC139546860 gene encoding transcription factor Sp3-like isoform X2, which encodes MTAPEQPVKQEEMAALDVDSNQSEFLQQDCGTGDQSSSLALLAATCSKIESASSDGGNGAAAVVTTDLTSIQLTGNPDRWEVLTPTTTRKEEPGAVHIQSRGIVTSNGQYVLPLQNLQSQPIFVTSGSDTSANTVPNIQYIQAADGQQLSFSTSSEEGATLSQDATGQIQILPDGTQTISVTGAGDILTNNQNLISQTGHVQQIQGVSIGSSTFNNQGQVVTNVPMGLPGNITFVPISSVDLDSLGLSGAQTIATGVTSDGQLIMTSQRVDSSESLEKTGDQLSQTLSVNDSNANADMYVPTSSAQLPEAMDETGVLTQAPEQTDPSGLQEGYIQQNQVQNIQVSSGQSIIQLQQVPVQTSDGQVVQAAGGQTMQNVQLINPGTFIIQAQTVTASGQIQWQTFQVQGVQNLQNLQLSTNPAQQITLAPLQTLSLGQGEAQQIPNLQTVTVNSLVQAGIQYQQAEDTNSPGDVQIKEEPDSEDWQLGSDSTLNTSDLSHLRVRLEDEEDQLGEGGKRLRRVACTCPNCKEAGGRGSNMGKKKQHICHIPGCGKVYGKTSHLRAHLRWHSGERPFVCSWMYCGKRFTRSDELQRHRRTHTGEKKFVCPECSKRFMRSDHLAKHIKTHQNKKGVMNSVSNAVVGSMESAGSSDSIITAGGTTLILTNIQQGSSNSQDILANAEIPLQLVTVAAGEVLEMAESQ
- the LOC139546860 gene encoding transcription factor Sp3-like isoform X4, with product MTAPEQPVKQEEMAALDVDSNQSEFLQQDCGTGDQSSSLALLAATCSKIESASSDGGNGAAAVVLTGNPDRWEVLTPTTTRKEEPGAVHIQSRGIVTSNGQYVLPLQNLQSQPIFVTSGSDTSANTVPNIQYIQAADGQQLSFSTSSEEGATLSQDATGQIQILPDGTQTISVTGAGDILTNNQNLISQTGHVQQIQGVSIGSSTFNNQGQVVTNVPMGLPGNITFVPISSVDLDSLGLSGAQTIATGVTSDGQLIMTSQRVDSSESLEKTGDQLSQTLSVNDSNANADMYVPTSSAQLPEAMDETGVLTQAPEQTDPSGLQEGYIQQNQVQNIQVSSGQSIIQLQQVPVQTSDGQVVQAAGGQTMQNVQLINPGTFIIQAQTVTASGQIQWQTFQVQGVQNLQNLQLSTNPAQQITLAPLQTLSLGQGEAQQIPNLQTVTVNSLVQAGIQYQQAEDTNSPGDVQIKEEPDSEDWQLGSDSTLNTSDLSHLRVRLEDEEDQLGEGGKRLRRVACTCPNCKEAGGRGSNMGKKKQHICHIPGCGKVYGKTSHLRAHLRWHSGERPFVCSWMYCGKRFTRSDELQRHRRTHTGEKKFVCPECSKRFMRSDHLAKHIKTHQNKKGVMNSVSNAVVGSMESAGSSDSIITAGGTTLILTNIQQGSSNSQDILANAEIPLQLVTVAAGEVLEMAESQ
- the LOC139546860 gene encoding transcription factor Sp3-like isoform X1; this encodes MTAPEQPVKQEEMAALDVDSNQSEFLQQDCGTGDQDTQSSSLALLAATCSKIESASSDGGNGAAAVVTTDLTSIQLTGNPDRWEVLTPTTTRKEEPGAVHIQSRGIVTSNGQYVLPLQNLQSQPIFVTSGSDTSANTVPNIQYIQAADGQQLSFSTSSEEGATLSQDATGQIQILPDGTQTISVTGAGDILTNNQNLISQTGHVQQIQGVSIGSSTFNNQGQVVTNVPMGLPGNITFVPISSVDLDSLGLSGAQTIATGVTSDGQLIMTSQRVDSSESLEKTGDQLSQTLSVNDSNANADMYVPTSSAQLPEAMDETGVLTQAPEQTDPSGLQEGYIQQNQVQNIQVSSGQSIIQLQQVPVQTSDGQVVQAAGGQTMQNVQLINPGTFIIQAQTVTASGQIQWQTFQVQGVQNLQNLQLSTNPAQQITLAPLQTLSLGQGEAQQIPNLQTVTVNSLVQAGIQYQQAEDTNSPGDVQIKEEPDSEDWQLGSDSTLNTSDLSHLRVRLEDEEDQLGEGGKRLRRVACTCPNCKEAGGRGSNMGKKKQHICHIPGCGKVYGKTSHLRAHLRWHSGERPFVCSWMYCGKRFTRSDELQRHRRTHTGEKKFVCPECSKRFMRSDHLAKHIKTHQNKKGVMNSVSNAVVGSMESAGSSDSIITAGGTTLILTNIQQGSSNSQDILANAEIPLQLVTVAAGEVLEMAESQ
- the LOC139546860 gene encoding transcription factor Sp3-like isoform X5: MAALDVDSNQSEFLQQDCGTGDQDTQSSSLALLAATCSKIESASSDGGNGAAAVVTTDLTSIQLTGNPDRWEVLTPTTTRKEEPGAVHIQSRGIVTSNGQYVLPLQNLQSQPIFVTSGSDTSANTVPNIQYIQAADGQQLSFSTSSEEGATLSQDATGQIQILPDGTQTISVTGAGDILTNNQNLISQTGHVQQIQGVSIGSSTFNNQGQVVTNVPMGLPGNITFVPISSVDLDSLGLSGAQTIATGVTSDGQLIMTSQRVDSSESLEKTGDQLSQTLSVNDSNANADMYVPTSSAQLPEAMDETGVLTQAPEQTDPSGLQEGYIQQNQVQNIQVSSGQSIIQLQQVPVQTSDGQVVQAAGGQTMQNVQLINPGTFIIQAQTVTASGQIQWQTFQVQGVQNLQNLQLSTNPAQQITLAPLQTLSLGQGEAQQIPNLQTVTVNSLVQAGIQYQQAEDTNSPGDVQIKEEPDSEDWQLGSDSTLNTSDLSHLRVRLEDEEDQLGEGGKRLRRVACTCPNCKEAGGRGSNMGKKKQHICHIPGCGKVYGKTSHLRAHLRWHSGERPFVCSWMYCGKRFTRSDELQRHRRTHTGEKKFVCPECSKRFMRSDHLAKHIKTHQNKKGVMNSVSNAVVGSMESAGSSDSIITAGGTTLILTNIQQGSSNSQDILANAEIPLQLVTVAAGEVLEMAESQ